From a region of the Lactuca sativa cultivar Salinas chromosome 4, Lsat_Salinas_v11, whole genome shotgun sequence genome:
- the LOC111921928 gene encoding probable monogalactosyldiacylglycerol synthase, chloroplastic isoform X1 yields the protein MNKLTRHTKDVMGLINCTSHRLHWIKLCGFNELCIRVIYGVTSQLCIHFHPIFNFSRERLISKTVVESEAGPAIIADAMIRGLPIILNDYIADQEAGNVPYVVKNGYGKFSKSPKEIAEIVGQWFGPKAHELKTMIGLDLNLNYHKSVTNIKY from the exons ATGAACAAATTGACTAGGCACACAAAAGATGTCATGGGTTTGATCAACTG TACGTCGCATCGCCTTCATTGGATAAAATTGTGTGGGTTTAATGAGCTTTGCATTCGAGTAATATATGGAGTTACTTCTCAGCTTTGTATTCATTTTCATCCT ATATTCAATTTTAGCAGGGAAAGATTAATAAGTAAAACAGTTGTGGAAAGTGAG GCTGGTCCAGCCATAATTGCAGACGCCATGATTCGAGGTCTCCCCATCATTCTAAACGATTACATTGCTGACCAG GAAGCTGGAAATGTACCCTATGTAGTGAAAAATGGATATGGGAAATTTTCAAAGTCACCAAAAGAGATTGCAGAAATTGTTGGTCAATGGTTTGGTCCAAAAGCACATGAACTCAAGACTATGATAGGGCTTGATCTGAATTTAAACTATCACAAATCAGTCACAAACATCAAATATTAA
- the LOC111921928 gene encoding probable monogalactosyldiacylglycerol synthase, chloroplastic isoform X2: MGLINCTSHRLHWIKLCGFNELCIRVIYGVTSQLCIHFHPIFNFSRERLISKTVVESEAGPAIIADAMIRGLPIILNDYIADQEAGNVPYVVKNGYGKFSKSPKEIAEIVGQWFGPKAHELKTMIGLDLNLNYHKSVTNIKY, from the exons ATGGGTTTGATCAACTG TACGTCGCATCGCCTTCATTGGATAAAATTGTGTGGGTTTAATGAGCTTTGCATTCGAGTAATATATGGAGTTACTTCTCAGCTTTGTATTCATTTTCATCCT ATATTCAATTTTAGCAGGGAAAGATTAATAAGTAAAACAGTTGTGGAAAGTGAG GCTGGTCCAGCCATAATTGCAGACGCCATGATTCGAGGTCTCCCCATCATTCTAAACGATTACATTGCTGACCAG GAAGCTGGAAATGTACCCTATGTAGTGAAAAATGGATATGGGAAATTTTCAAAGTCACCAAAAGAGATTGCAGAAATTGTTGGTCAATGGTTTGGTCCAAAAGCACATGAACTCAAGACTATGATAGGGCTTGATCTGAATTTAAACTATCACAAATCAGTCACAAACATCAAATATTAA
- the LOC111921928 gene encoding probable monogalactosyldiacylglycerol synthase, chloroplastic isoform X3 has product MTSTSHRLHWIKLCGFNELCIRVIYGVTSQLCIHFHPIFNFSRERLISKTVVESEAGPAIIADAMIRGLPIILNDYIADQEAGNVPYVVKNGYGKFSKSPKEIAEIVGQWFGPKAHELKTMIGLDLNLNYHKSVTNIKY; this is encoded by the exons ATGACCAGTACGTCGCATCGCCTTCATTGGATAAAATTGTGTGGGTTTAATGAGCTTTGCATTCGAGTAATATATGGAGTTACTTCTCAGCTTTGTATTCATTTTCATCCT ATATTCAATTTTAGCAGGGAAAGATTAATAAGTAAAACAGTTGTGGAAAGTGAG GCTGGTCCAGCCATAATTGCAGACGCCATGATTCGAGGTCTCCCCATCATTCTAAACGATTACATTGCTGACCAG GAAGCTGGAAATGTACCCTATGTAGTGAAAAATGGATATGGGAAATTTTCAAAGTCACCAAAAGAGATTGCAGAAATTGTTGGTCAATGGTTTGGTCCAAAAGCACATGAACTCAAGACTATGATAGGGCTTGATCTGAATTTAAACTATCACAAATCAGTCACAAACATCAAATATTAA
- the LOC111921929 gene encoding protein BEARSKIN1 — MSSSNGGVPPGFRFHPTDEELLHYYLKKKISFEKFDMDVIREVDLNKIEPWDLQERCKIGSSPENEWYFFSHKDKKYPTGSRTNRATNAGFWKATGRDKCIRNTFKKIGMRKTLVFYRGRAPHGQKTDWIMHEYRLEDIDDHHDPLNSIPTSSPEDGWVICRVFKKRNLFKVGANEVSSGSIGSERLNNNQFQPRSLPYGQDNNQYLQYQQTHQQQQNFDLGLNYNHHQHPHLIPTHKPLGYGFLNLPSEDSPLMVRQLMTNPRECDSGSCENQLDVGYQACEPGLEVDTCEQVQIMVNTNVREETVNGWGMVDRLVTSHIGQPNEDVNSTKGMLRYRDDTTSSLSMQHVNQLSLRGEMDFWGYEK, encoded by the exons ATGTCATCATCAAACGGTGGTGTTCCGCCGGGGTTCCGGTTTCACCCCACTGATGAAGAGCTTCTTCATTACTACTTGAAGAAGAAGATTTCATTTGAAAAGTTTGACATGGATGTCATTAGGGAAGTCGACTTGAACAAGATTGAGCCATGGGACCTCCAAG AGAGGTGCAAGATAGGTTCATCACCGGAAAACGAGTGGTACTTCTTCAGCCACAAGGATAAAAAGTATCCGACAGGATCGAGGACAAACAGAGCAACAAATGCTGGATTCTGGAAGGCAACTGGACGAGACAAATGCATCCGTAACACCTTCAAGAAGATTGGTATGAGGAAGACCCTAGTTTTCTATCGAGGCCGAGCTCCCCATGGGCAAAAAACTGATTGGATCATGCACGAGTATCGCCTTGAAGATATTGATGATCATCATGACCCCCTCAATTCCATTCCAACTTCTTCACCT GAAGATGGGTGGGTGATTTGTCGTGTTTTCAAAAAGAGAAACTTATTCAAGGTTGGTGCAAACGAAGTATCGAGTGGTAGTATAGGGTCAGAACGACTCAACAACAACCAGTTTCAACCTCGTTCTTTACCATACGGTCAAGACAATAATCAGTATTTACAATATCAACAAAcacatcaacaacaacaaaactTCGACTTAGGCCTCAACTACAATCATCATCAACACCCTCACCTTATCCCTACCCACAAGCCTCTTGGATATGGTTTCTTGAATTTACCCTCAGAAGATTCTCCACTCATGGTTAGACAACTTATGACAAACCCTAGAGAATGCGATAGTGGAAGCTGTGAGAACCAGCTCGATGTAGGGTACCAAGCTTGTGAGCCTGGTCTAGAGGTTGACACCTGTGAACAGGTTCAAATCATGGTTAATACGAATGTAAGAGAAGAGACAGTAAACGGATGGGGAATGGTTGATAGGCTTGTAACTTCGCATATTGGTCAACCTAACGAGGATGTCAATTCGACGAAAGGGATGTTGAGGTATCGAGATGATACAACGTCGTCTCTATCTATGCAACATGTCAACCAACTCTCCTTGCGAGGAGAGATGGACTTTTGGGGATATGAAAAGTAG